TGGCCACCTGGTAGGCCATGGCGTCGTAGATCCGCTCCGCCTCTTCGTCGCCAGCTTCCACGCGCTCCCTTACGGTGCGCATATCGCTGGTTCCCAGGTAGCCACGCAGACCGCCGTTGCCGACCAGCCTGCGCCGCAGGTCGCCGGCCTCGTGGTGGCCGCTGTAGCAGAGCCGGGCCAGGTCGCCGGCGGGGACGCCGCCGGCCCGCTCCGGAGCGAAGGGACCGAACTCGTTGGCGTTGTTGACGTCCACGATTCGGCCCCATCTGTGAGCACAGATACTGAACCCTCCACCAAGGTGGGCCACAATGACACTGAGCTCATCCCAGGATCTGCCCAGATCCCGGGCCGCCATTCTGACCGTAGCCTTGACATTCAGCGCATGGACCAGCGAGCGCTTGGGCAGCTCAGGAAGACCGGTGAAACGGGCGACATCGTCCATCTCGTCCACCGCCACAGGGTCCACGATATAGGCCAGGGCCTCCGCTTCGCCCGCCAGGGCATCGGCGATGATGCCCCCCAGGTTGGAGGCGTGCTCCCAGGGTTTGCCCCGGCGCAGGTGCTCCAGAAGGGTGGGTGTCACCCGGTAGGTCCCCCCGGGGATGGGGTCCACGATCCCCCCGCGGCCGACCACGGCATCGAGGTCGCCAAGGGCCGTTTCCTTCTCCCGCAGCACATCCTTGACAGTCTGCAGACGCATTCCGTACTGCCCGGCCACGCTCCCGAAGGCGGCCAGCTCGTCCGCCTCGTGGGAGAGGCTCTCCCGCCACAGCTCCCGCTCTCCATCGAACAGCGCAATCTTGGTGCTTGTGGAACCCGGATTGATCGCCAGTACCGTTCGGCTCATGGTGGGCCTCCTTGATTCCGTGGATTGGTCAAGCACGAACAGACGCGAAAGGGGGCGTGCGGTCCGCCCCCTTCGATGCTATCAGCCCTTCGAACCGGACTCCC
The sequence above is drawn from the Synergistales bacterium genome and encodes:
- the buk gene encoding butyrate kinase; its protein translation is MSRTVLAINPGSTSTKIALFDGERELWRESLSHEADELAAFGSVAGQYGMRLQTVKDVLREKETALGDLDAVVGRGGIVDPIPGGTYRVTPTLLEHLRRGKPWEHASNLGGIIADALAGEAEALAYIVDPVAVDEMDDVARFTGLPELPKRSLVHALNVKATVRMAARDLGRSWDELSVIVAHLGGGFSICAHRWGRIVDVNNANEFGPFAPERAGGVPAGDLARLCYSGHHEAGDLRRRLVGNGGLRGYLGTSDMRTVRERVEAGDEEAERIYDAMAYQVAKEIGACAASLAGEAEAILMTGGVAHDNDFVELVQRQVQWIAPVLRYPGEDEMLALAEGALRVLDGEEPPKRYEAYVTKG